A window of Microbacterium sp. Root61 genomic DNA:
AGAGGCCTGCTCGAGCTCACCGATGACGGCATCGACGAGACGATCGCGGTGAACCTCGCGAGCGTCATCCGTCTGATCCGCGAAACCGGCCGCGTCATGGCCGGCAGCGGCCACAGCGGTGTGATCGTCAATATCGGCTCGGTGGCCGCGGACGCCGCCCAGATGAACGCGAGTGTGTACAGCGCGACGAAAGCCGGGGTACACGCCCTCACCCGTTCGATCGCCCTCGAACTCTCACCGCACGGCATCCGTGCGGTGACGGTGGCGCCGGGCGACATCGCGACACGGCTGAGTGGTGACGGTCAGCCGGCTGACGACGGCACGGTGGCGCCGGATGCCCCCTACTGGGCACGCACGACCCCCCTCGGGCGCCGCGGGGCTCCCTCCGACGTCGCGGAGACGGTCGTCTTCCTCGCATCCGCCGAAGCGGCGTTCATCACCGGCACGGTGGTGGGCGTCGATGGCGGCTGGCTCTCGTACTGAAGGAGATACGCGCATGGTCGACGCGCACGACGTGATCTGTCGCGACTGCGAGACGCCGCGCGCTGTTCTTGCGGCCTTCCGCTGCCCGCGCTGCGGCGGCGAATTCACCACCGGGTACGCGAACGCTCCGGTGACGGCCACGGGCGAGCACGGCATGTGGCGCTGGCGCTCGGTGCTTCCGGTGGATCCTGCGGGCGCGCTCATCAGCCTCGGCGAAGGCGACACACCACTCGTCCCGCTTGACGCCGCCGCCGGCTTCCCCTCCATTTCGGTCAAGTGCGAGCACCTCAATCCGACCGGATCGTTCAAGGACAGGGTGCTCGCTGTGGCGGCCACGCTGGTCGTGCAGCGTGGCCTGCGCGGGTTCGTGGGAACCTCCTCGGGCAACGGCGGCGCGAGCGCCGCCGCGTACGCGCGCCGCGGGCGATTCTCCACCCTCCTGTTCACGCTCTCGGATGTCGTGGAGCAGAAGCTGCTGCAGATCCGCGCGCTCGGCGGGCACGCCTTCATGCTGCAGGGCATCGGCCACGATGCGGCGACGACGCGGGCCGCGGCCGAGCGCATCGCCGAGGTCGCGGCAGAACAGGGTTTCGCACCGGTGCTCACCGGAGGGCGCTACGCGCCCGAGGCGATGGACGGTGCAACAACGATCGCTTACGAGCTCTGGGAGCAGGATCCGCACGCGACGCACGTCTATGTGCCGGTCGGCGGCGGCGGCCTGCTCTCGGCGGTCGGGCGGGGCTTCGAACGACTGGCGGCGGCCGGTCACCGGGTGCCCCGAGTGGTCGCTGTACAGCCGTCCGGATGCGCGACGCTGCGGGCCGCCGTTGACGGAGACTACTCGGGCATCACCGGGGAGACCTCCACCGCGATCTCCGGTCTTCAGGTCGCTGTCCTGTTCGACGGTCCCGGCGCGTGGCAGGCGATCCGCTCCTCCGGCGGTCACCTGGTCGAGGTGACCGATGACGCGGTGCGGGACGCCCAGCGCCACCTGGCGGATGCGGGAATGCTCGTGGAACCTGCGGGTGCGACCGCGTATGCCGGCGCACTCGCCGACATCGCTGCCGGCGCGCACGATGCGGATGCCCGCATCATCGTCGTGGCGACCGGCGCCGGGTACAAGGATTCCGAGGCATTGCAGCGCCTCGCGACACAGGCGCCACAGCCGGCGCGAATCACGATCGACGACCTCGACGACGTGCTGTCGGCCCATCGAGATCGGAGCTGAGATGTCTGCGGAACTGAGCGGGAGAGTCGCGATCGTGACCGGGGCAGCCGGGCAGTACGGGCGCCACATCTCCCGCGCCCTGGCCGGTGCCGGAGCGACCGTCGTGATCGCCTCACGACAACTGGACGCGTGCGAGGAGTTCGCCGCCGAGCTGCGCGACGAAGGGGCATCCGCCGTCGCCATCGCCCTGGACCAGGCCGACGAGTCGTCGATCACGACGTTCGTCGGCGAGGTGATCGACCGCCTCGGGCGAATCGACGTCCTCGTGAACAACGCCGTGCTCCGCCGCGGCGGCGTTCCCGCCGAAACCACCTACGCCGATTGGGCGGCGACGAGCACGGTGAACTCGACGGGCCTATTCTGGCTCACGACCCAGGTCGCGGAGCGGATGGCCGCTGCCGGGCGAGGCTCGATCATCAACATCGCCTCGATCTACGCGATGATCGCGCCGGACTTCTCGCTGTTCGAAGAGACGGCGATCGCGCCGACACCGCCGTTCTATGCGTTCGACAAGGCGGGCATGCTCGGCCTCACCCGTTACTTCGCGGCGTACTATGGGCCATCCGGCGTTCGCGTGAACGCGATCAGCGCCGGGGGCCTTCTCTCCGACGCGATGGATCCGGCGTTCATCGCCGGCTACTCCCGCAGAACCGCGCTCCGCCGTCCCGCGGGCCCCGACGACATCAAGGGCCCGCTGCTGTTCCTCGCCTCGGATGCCTCCGGGTACGTCACCGGGATCAATCTCCCCGTCGACGGCGGTCGCACGCTCTGAGACCGGCGTCGGGCGGGCGATCAACCGGTGACGAGCTCCACCCGGCCCGACTGCGCCGACCGATACGCGGCCTCGATCGTGCGTACTGCGACAGCGGCATCCTCGACGTCGTAGCGAAGGCCGCCGCCGTCTCGCAGCACCTGGACGAGGTCATCGAACACTGCGTCCACGGGCGACGGGTCCAGGCGGATGAGCTTCTCTCCCTCCGGCCCGTACTCGCGCACGAACGGTCCGTCCGCGTCGAACTCGAGGTGACCGTGGGAACCGATCACACGCACCGTGAAAACGCCCCTGCCCGGGCCCGGCACGACCGGCACCCGGCCGGCGAGCACCGAGACGACGAGACCGTTCGTGAAGCTGAGCGATGCGGTACCGATGTCCTCCACACCCGCCTCGACGTGCGAGGGGAAGGTCAGGGCGCCGGCGCGCGCATAGACATCGACCGGCTCGCACCCCGTCACAGCGCGCACCACGTCGATCGGGTAGCCGAGGAAGTTCATCAACTCGCCGCCCCCGGAGAGCGCGGTGTCGATCACCAG
This region includes:
- a CDS encoding SDR family NAD(P)-dependent oxidoreductase is translated as MTPSASTVRVVIVTGGGTGIGAAITRAFAARGDDILVCQRDEADAAAARAALSEAGPGRIRVVAHDLTTRGAAQALVADAVESFGTVDVLVNNAAVTGPASGRGLLELTDDGIDETIAVNLASVIRLIRETGRVMAGSGHSGVIVNIGSVAADAAQMNASVYSATKAGVHALTRSIALELSPHGIRAVTVAPGDIATRLSGDGQPADDGTVAPDAPYWARTTPLGRRGAPSDVAETVVFLASAEAAFITGTVVGVDGGWLSY
- a CDS encoding threonine synthase; protein product: MVDAHDVICRDCETPRAVLAAFRCPRCGGEFTTGYANAPVTATGEHGMWRWRSVLPVDPAGALISLGEGDTPLVPLDAAAGFPSISVKCEHLNPTGSFKDRVLAVAATLVVQRGLRGFVGTSSGNGGASAAAYARRGRFSTLLFTLSDVVEQKLLQIRALGGHAFMLQGIGHDAATTRAAAERIAEVAAEQGFAPVLTGGRYAPEAMDGATTIAYELWEQDPHATHVYVPVGGGGLLSAVGRGFERLAAAGHRVPRVVAVQPSGCATLRAAVDGDYSGITGETSTAISGLQVAVLFDGPGAWQAIRSSGGHLVEVTDDAVRDAQRHLADAGMLVEPAGATAYAGALADIAAGAHDADARIIVVATGAGYKDSEALQRLATQAPQPARITIDDLDDVLSAHRDRS
- a CDS encoding SDR family NAD(P)-dependent oxidoreductase, which codes for MTGAAGQYGRHISRALAGAGATVVIASRQLDACEEFAAELRDEGASAVAIALDQADESSITTFVGEVIDRLGRIDVLVNNAVLRRGGVPAETTYADWAATSTVNSTGLFWLTTQVAERMAAAGRGSIINIASIYAMIAPDFSLFEETAIAPTPPFYAFDKAGMLGLTRYFAAYYGPSGVRVNAISAGGLLSDAMDPAFIAGYSRRTALRRPAGPDDIKGPLLFLASDASGYVTGINLPVDGGRTL
- a CDS encoding Gfo/Idh/MocA family protein, translated to MSELIDVVIVGAIRHARTYAETIAARSDLRIAAVAEDSGASPRARTAAEQLAGELGVPLLDAASLRGEGRLALICSEPTRHARLAATALRQGIDVLCDKPLATTSADATDVVEAARAGGAVCAVVTRALAPAVQTAARIVASGRLGLPRSVDVEFLSDGSYLTEHPDELDLVIDTALSGGGELMNFLGYPIDVVRAVTGCEPVDVYARAGALTFPSHVEAGVEDIGTASLSFTNGLVVSVLAGRVPVVPGPGRGVFTVRVIGSHGHLEFDADGPFVREYGPEGEKLIRLDPSPVDAVFDDLVQVLRDGGGLRYDVEDAAVAVRTIEAAYRSAQSGRVELVTG